One window of Electrophorus electricus isolate fEleEle1 chromosome 24, fEleEle1.pri, whole genome shotgun sequence genomic DNA carries:
- the acss2 gene encoding acetyl-coenzyme A synthetase, cytoplasmic isoform X3 encodes MIPDKAPKKDVLHAAEDLKKEAHISSFETFKELYEKSVESPEEFWGDVAKDFFWKTKHTGQFLDYNFDVTKGKIFVKCMEGATTNICYNILDHNIHERQLGDRVAFYWEGNEPGDEKTVTYRELLEQVCKFANVLKSQGVKKGDRVSIYMPMVIELVVAMLACARIGAVHSIVFAGFSAESLCERIIDSQCSLLITADGFYRGDKLISLKVIADEALQKCRDKSVLVECCIMLKHLSKEEEEVSPSPGSLSPPAKRSCPGLQVPWNPEVDLCWHTLMEEASNECEPVWCESEDPLFILYTSGSTGKPKGVLHTVSGYMLYTAATFKLVFDYHPDDIYWCTADIGWITGHSYITYGPLANGASSVLFEGLPTYPDVSRMWQIVDKYQVSKFYTAPTAIRLLMKYGTEPVHKCKRTSLKILGTVGEPINPEAWQWFYSVVGDKRCPVVDTFWQTETGGHVLTPLPAATPLKPGSATFPFFGVVPAILNESGEELEGPSEGYLVFKQPWPGVMRTVYGNHERFEATYFKKFPGYYVTGDGCRRDKDGYYWITGRIDDMLNVSGHLLSTAEVESALVEHQAVAEAAVVGTPHPVKGESLYCFVTLADGISYTAALEAELRQQVRERIGAIATPDYIQNAPGLPKTRSGKIMRRVLRKIASNQRDMGDVSTLADSTVLEQLFENRCGTAM; translated from the exons ATGATTCCCGATAAGGCTCCCAAAAAAGACGTTTTGCACGCCGCCGAGGATTTGAAGAAAGAAGCACACATATCCAGTTTTGAGACATTTAAGGAGCTCTACGAAAAGTCAGTCGAGTCTCCAGAGG AGTTCTGGGGAGATGTTGCCAAAGACTTCTTCtggaaaaccaaacacactGGCCAGTTTCTGGACTACAACTTTGATGTGACCAAGGGTAAAATCTTTGTCAAGTGCATGGAGGGGGCCACCACAAATATCTGCTACAACATTCTGGACCACAACATCCATGAGAGACAGCTGGGGGACAGAGTGGCCTTTTACTG GGAGGGTAACGAGCCGGGAGATGAGAAGACCGTGACCTACAGAGAACTTTTGGAGCAAGTGTGCAAGTTTGCCAACGTCCTTAAGTCGCAAG GGGTGAAGAAAGGGGATCGAGTGTCCATCTACATGCCCATGGTCATTGAGCTGGTAGTGGCCATGTTGGCTTGTGCCCGAATTGGAGCAGTGCATTCTATTGTG TTTGCAGGCTTTTCTGCTGAGTCACTCTGTGAAAGAATAATAGATTCTCAGTGTTCTCTGCTGATCACAGCTG ATGGCTTTTACCGAGGGGATAAGCTTATCAGTCTTAAGGTGATTGCCGACGAGGCGCTGCAGAAATGCAGAGACAA GTCTGTCCTAGTGGAGTGCTGCATTATGCTGAAACACTTAtcgaaggaggaagaggaagtgtcGCCGAGCCCAGGCTCCCTGTCGCCCCCAGCCAAGCGCTCCTGTCCAGGCCTGCAG GTGCCCTGGAACCCAGAGGTGGACTTGTGCTGGCACACACTAATGGAAGAAGCGTCCAACGAGTGTGAGCCCGTGTGGTGTGAATCTGAAGACCCTCTCTTCATCCTCTACACCAGTGGCTCCACTGGGAAACCTAAG GGTGTATTGCACACAGTCAGTGGTTACATGCTCTACACTGCTGCAACATTTAAACTGGTGTTTGACTACCACCCCGATGACATTTACTGGTGCACCGCAGACATTGGTTGGATTACTGGTCACTCGTACATTACCTATGGGCCCCTGGCCAATGGGGCCTCCAGCGTCCTG TTCGAAGGTCTGCCCACCTACCCCGACGTTAGCCGCATGTGGCAGATAGTGGATAAGTACCAGGTCTCCAAGTTTTACACAGCCCCCACCGCCATCCGGCTCCTCATGAAGTATGGCACAGAGCCAGTACACAA GTGTAAACGGACTTCTCTGAAGATCTTGGGTACAGTAGGTGAGCCCATTAATCCCGAGGCTTGGCAGTGGTTCTACAGTGTAGTGGGAGATAAGCGATGCCCCGTAGTTGACACCTTTTGGCAGACAGAGACG GGAGGGCACGTGCTAACGCCCCTACCAGCTGCCACGCCTCTAAAACCGGGATCTGCA ACGTTCCCGTTTTTTGGCGTGGTGCCTGCCATTCTGAACGAGTCGGGTGAGGAGCTGGAGGGACCGAGCGAGGGTTACCTG GTGTTCAAGCAGCCTTGGCCTGGTGTGATGAGGACTGTGTATGGGAACCACGAGAGATTTGAGGCCACCTACTTCAAGAAATTCCCAGGATACTACGTAACTGGAGATG GTTGCCGCAGAGACAAGGACGGCTACTACTGGATCACCGGCAGGATCGACGACATGCTGAATGTTTCAG GTCACTTGCTGAGCACGGCGGAGGTGGAGTCGGCTCTGGTGGAGCACCAGGCGGTGGCGGAGGCCGCCGTGGTGGGGACGCCGCACCCTGTCAAAGGAGAGAGCCTCTACTGTTTCGTCACACTCGCAGACGGCATCAGCTACACCGCCGCCCTGGAAGCTGAGCTCAGGCAGCAAG tgagagagagaattggtGCTATAGCTACACCCGATTACATCCAGAATGCCCCTGGACTTCCCAAAACCAGATCAG GTAAAATCATGCGGCGTGTGCTGAGAAAGATAGCGTCCAACCAGCGGGACATGGGAGACGTGTCCACACTGGCAGACAGCACCGTCCTTGAGCAACTGTTTGAGAACCGCTGCGGTACTGCAATGTGA
- the rps21 gene encoding 40S ribosomal protein S21 isoform X2 — protein MQNDAGEFVDLYVPRKCSASNRIIGAKDHASIQINIAEVDKATGRFNGQFKTYAICGAIRRMGEADDSLLRLAKNDSIVSK, from the exons ATGCAGAACGACGCTGGTGAATTCGTGGATCTCTACGTGCCCCGCAAATG TTCTGCTAGCAACAGAATTATTGGTGCCAAGGATCATGCCTCTATCCAGATCAACATTGCTGAG GTTGACAAGGCCACCGGCAGGTTCAATGGACAGTTCAAGACCTATGCCATCTGCGGTGCTATTCGTAGAATG GGTGAGGCTGATGACTCTCTTTTGAGGCTGGCAAAGAATGACTCTATTGTGTCAAAGTAA
- the rps21 gene encoding 40S ribosomal protein S21 isoform X1, whose translation MQNDAGEFVDLYVPRKCSASNRIIGAKDHASIQINIAEVDKATGRFNGQFKTYAICGAIRRMGEADDSLLRLAKNDSIVSKNI comes from the exons ATGCAGAACGACGCTGGTGAATTCGTGGATCTCTACGTGCCCCGCAAATG TTCTGCTAGCAACAGAATTATTGGTGCCAAGGATCATGCCTCTATCCAGATCAACATTGCTGAG GTTGACAAGGCCACCGGCAGGTTCAATGGACAGTTCAAGACCTATGCCATCTGCGGTGCTATTCGTAGAATG GGTGAGGCTGATGACTCTCTTTTGAGGCTGGCAAAGAATGACTCTATTGTGTCAAA GAACATCTAA
- the acss2 gene encoding acetyl-coenzyme A synthetase, cytoplasmic isoform X1, which yields MIPDKAPKKDVLHAAEDLKKEAHISSFETFKELYEKSVESPEEFWGDVAKDFFWKTKHTGQFLDYNFDVTKGKIFVKCMEGATTNICYNILDHNIHERQLGDRVAFYWEGNEPGDEKTVTYRELLEQVCKFANVLKSQGVKKGDRVSIYMPMVIELVVAMLACARIGAVHSIVFAGFSAESLCERIIDSQCSLLITADGFYRGDKLISLKVIADEALQKCRDKSVLVECCIMLKHLSKEEEEVSPSPGSLSPPAKRSCPGLQQEKQTEKVRKVRPNPKVPWNPEVDLCWHTLMEEASNECEPVWCESEDPLFILYTSGSTGKPKGVLHTVSGYMLYTAATFKLVFDYHPDDIYWCTADIGWITGHSYITYGPLANGASSVLFEGLPTYPDVSRMWQIVDKYQVSKFYTAPTAIRLLMKYGTEPVHKCKRTSLKILGTVGEPINPEAWQWFYSVVGDKRCPVVDTFWQTETGGHVLTPLPAATPLKPGSATFPFFGVVPAILNESGEELEGPSEGYLVFKQPWPGVMRTVYGNHERFEATYFKKFPGYYVTGDGCRRDKDGYYWITGRIDDMLNVSGHLLSTAEVESALVEHQAVAEAAVVGTPHPVKGESLYCFVTLADGISYTAALEAELRQQVRERIGAIATPDYIQNAPGLPKTRSGKIMRRVLRKIASNQRDMGDVSTLADSTVLEQLFENRCGTAM from the exons ATGATTCCCGATAAGGCTCCCAAAAAAGACGTTTTGCACGCCGCCGAGGATTTGAAGAAAGAAGCACACATATCCAGTTTTGAGACATTTAAGGAGCTCTACGAAAAGTCAGTCGAGTCTCCAGAGG AGTTCTGGGGAGATGTTGCCAAAGACTTCTTCtggaaaaccaaacacactGGCCAGTTTCTGGACTACAACTTTGATGTGACCAAGGGTAAAATCTTTGTCAAGTGCATGGAGGGGGCCACCACAAATATCTGCTACAACATTCTGGACCACAACATCCATGAGAGACAGCTGGGGGACAGAGTGGCCTTTTACTG GGAGGGTAACGAGCCGGGAGATGAGAAGACCGTGACCTACAGAGAACTTTTGGAGCAAGTGTGCAAGTTTGCCAACGTCCTTAAGTCGCAAG GGGTGAAGAAAGGGGATCGAGTGTCCATCTACATGCCCATGGTCATTGAGCTGGTAGTGGCCATGTTGGCTTGTGCCCGAATTGGAGCAGTGCATTCTATTGTG TTTGCAGGCTTTTCTGCTGAGTCACTCTGTGAAAGAATAATAGATTCTCAGTGTTCTCTGCTGATCACAGCTG ATGGCTTTTACCGAGGGGATAAGCTTATCAGTCTTAAGGTGATTGCCGACGAGGCGCTGCAGAAATGCAGAGACAA GTCTGTCCTAGTGGAGTGCTGCATTATGCTGAAACACTTAtcgaaggaggaagaggaagtgtcGCCGAGCCCAGGCTCCCTGTCGCCCCCAGCCAAGCGCTCCTGTCCAGGCCTGCAG caggagaaacagacagaaaaagtaAGGAAGGTCCGTCCCAACCCCAAG GTGCCCTGGAACCCAGAGGTGGACTTGTGCTGGCACACACTAATGGAAGAAGCGTCCAACGAGTGTGAGCCCGTGTGGTGTGAATCTGAAGACCCTCTCTTCATCCTCTACACCAGTGGCTCCACTGGGAAACCTAAG GGTGTATTGCACACAGTCAGTGGTTACATGCTCTACACTGCTGCAACATTTAAACTGGTGTTTGACTACCACCCCGATGACATTTACTGGTGCACCGCAGACATTGGTTGGATTACTGGTCACTCGTACATTACCTATGGGCCCCTGGCCAATGGGGCCTCCAGCGTCCTG TTCGAAGGTCTGCCCACCTACCCCGACGTTAGCCGCATGTGGCAGATAGTGGATAAGTACCAGGTCTCCAAGTTTTACACAGCCCCCACCGCCATCCGGCTCCTCATGAAGTATGGCACAGAGCCAGTACACAA GTGTAAACGGACTTCTCTGAAGATCTTGGGTACAGTAGGTGAGCCCATTAATCCCGAGGCTTGGCAGTGGTTCTACAGTGTAGTGGGAGATAAGCGATGCCCCGTAGTTGACACCTTTTGGCAGACAGAGACG GGAGGGCACGTGCTAACGCCCCTACCAGCTGCCACGCCTCTAAAACCGGGATCTGCA ACGTTCCCGTTTTTTGGCGTGGTGCCTGCCATTCTGAACGAGTCGGGTGAGGAGCTGGAGGGACCGAGCGAGGGTTACCTG GTGTTCAAGCAGCCTTGGCCTGGTGTGATGAGGACTGTGTATGGGAACCACGAGAGATTTGAGGCCACCTACTTCAAGAAATTCCCAGGATACTACGTAACTGGAGATG GTTGCCGCAGAGACAAGGACGGCTACTACTGGATCACCGGCAGGATCGACGACATGCTGAATGTTTCAG GTCACTTGCTGAGCACGGCGGAGGTGGAGTCGGCTCTGGTGGAGCACCAGGCGGTGGCGGAGGCCGCCGTGGTGGGGACGCCGCACCCTGTCAAAGGAGAGAGCCTCTACTGTTTCGTCACACTCGCAGACGGCATCAGCTACACCGCCGCCCTGGAAGCTGAGCTCAGGCAGCAAG tgagagagagaattggtGCTATAGCTACACCCGATTACATCCAGAATGCCCCTGGACTTCCCAAAACCAGATCAG GTAAAATCATGCGGCGTGTGCTGAGAAAGATAGCGTCCAACCAGCGGGACATGGGAGACGTGTCCACACTGGCAGACAGCACCGTCCTTGAGCAACTGTTTGAGAACCGCTGCGGTACTGCAATGTGA
- the acss2 gene encoding acetyl-coenzyme A synthetase, cytoplasmic isoform X2 — protein sequence MIPDKAPKKDVLHAAEDLKKEAHISSFETFKELYEKSVESPEEFWGDVAKDFFWKTKHTGQFLDYNFDVTKGKIFVKCMEGATTNICYNILDHNIHERQLGDRVAFYWEGNEPGDEKTVTYRELLEQVCKFANVLKSQGVKKGDRVSIYMPMVIELVVAMLACARIGAVHSIVFAGFSAESLCERIIDSQCSLLITADGFYRGDKLISLKVIADEALQKCRDKSVLVECCIMLKHLSKEEEEVSPSPGSLSPPAKRSCPGLQEKQTEKVRKVRPNPKVPWNPEVDLCWHTLMEEASNECEPVWCESEDPLFILYTSGSTGKPKGVLHTVSGYMLYTAATFKLVFDYHPDDIYWCTADIGWITGHSYITYGPLANGASSVLFEGLPTYPDVSRMWQIVDKYQVSKFYTAPTAIRLLMKYGTEPVHKCKRTSLKILGTVGEPINPEAWQWFYSVVGDKRCPVVDTFWQTETGGHVLTPLPAATPLKPGSATFPFFGVVPAILNESGEELEGPSEGYLVFKQPWPGVMRTVYGNHERFEATYFKKFPGYYVTGDGCRRDKDGYYWITGRIDDMLNVSGHLLSTAEVESALVEHQAVAEAAVVGTPHPVKGESLYCFVTLADGISYTAALEAELRQQVRERIGAIATPDYIQNAPGLPKTRSGKIMRRVLRKIASNQRDMGDVSTLADSTVLEQLFENRCGTAM from the exons ATGATTCCCGATAAGGCTCCCAAAAAAGACGTTTTGCACGCCGCCGAGGATTTGAAGAAAGAAGCACACATATCCAGTTTTGAGACATTTAAGGAGCTCTACGAAAAGTCAGTCGAGTCTCCAGAGG AGTTCTGGGGAGATGTTGCCAAAGACTTCTTCtggaaaaccaaacacactGGCCAGTTTCTGGACTACAACTTTGATGTGACCAAGGGTAAAATCTTTGTCAAGTGCATGGAGGGGGCCACCACAAATATCTGCTACAACATTCTGGACCACAACATCCATGAGAGACAGCTGGGGGACAGAGTGGCCTTTTACTG GGAGGGTAACGAGCCGGGAGATGAGAAGACCGTGACCTACAGAGAACTTTTGGAGCAAGTGTGCAAGTTTGCCAACGTCCTTAAGTCGCAAG GGGTGAAGAAAGGGGATCGAGTGTCCATCTACATGCCCATGGTCATTGAGCTGGTAGTGGCCATGTTGGCTTGTGCCCGAATTGGAGCAGTGCATTCTATTGTG TTTGCAGGCTTTTCTGCTGAGTCACTCTGTGAAAGAATAATAGATTCTCAGTGTTCTCTGCTGATCACAGCTG ATGGCTTTTACCGAGGGGATAAGCTTATCAGTCTTAAGGTGATTGCCGACGAGGCGCTGCAGAAATGCAGAGACAA GTCTGTCCTAGTGGAGTGCTGCATTATGCTGAAACACTTAtcgaaggaggaagaggaagtgtcGCCGAGCCCAGGCTCCCTGTCGCCCCCAGCCAAGCGCTCCTGTCCAGGCCTGCAG gagaaacagacagaaaaagtaAGGAAGGTCCGTCCCAACCCCAAG GTGCCCTGGAACCCAGAGGTGGACTTGTGCTGGCACACACTAATGGAAGAAGCGTCCAACGAGTGTGAGCCCGTGTGGTGTGAATCTGAAGACCCTCTCTTCATCCTCTACACCAGTGGCTCCACTGGGAAACCTAAG GGTGTATTGCACACAGTCAGTGGTTACATGCTCTACACTGCTGCAACATTTAAACTGGTGTTTGACTACCACCCCGATGACATTTACTGGTGCACCGCAGACATTGGTTGGATTACTGGTCACTCGTACATTACCTATGGGCCCCTGGCCAATGGGGCCTCCAGCGTCCTG TTCGAAGGTCTGCCCACCTACCCCGACGTTAGCCGCATGTGGCAGATAGTGGATAAGTACCAGGTCTCCAAGTTTTACACAGCCCCCACCGCCATCCGGCTCCTCATGAAGTATGGCACAGAGCCAGTACACAA GTGTAAACGGACTTCTCTGAAGATCTTGGGTACAGTAGGTGAGCCCATTAATCCCGAGGCTTGGCAGTGGTTCTACAGTGTAGTGGGAGATAAGCGATGCCCCGTAGTTGACACCTTTTGGCAGACAGAGACG GGAGGGCACGTGCTAACGCCCCTACCAGCTGCCACGCCTCTAAAACCGGGATCTGCA ACGTTCCCGTTTTTTGGCGTGGTGCCTGCCATTCTGAACGAGTCGGGTGAGGAGCTGGAGGGACCGAGCGAGGGTTACCTG GTGTTCAAGCAGCCTTGGCCTGGTGTGATGAGGACTGTGTATGGGAACCACGAGAGATTTGAGGCCACCTACTTCAAGAAATTCCCAGGATACTACGTAACTGGAGATG GTTGCCGCAGAGACAAGGACGGCTACTACTGGATCACCGGCAGGATCGACGACATGCTGAATGTTTCAG GTCACTTGCTGAGCACGGCGGAGGTGGAGTCGGCTCTGGTGGAGCACCAGGCGGTGGCGGAGGCCGCCGTGGTGGGGACGCCGCACCCTGTCAAAGGAGAGAGCCTCTACTGTTTCGTCACACTCGCAGACGGCATCAGCTACACCGCCGCCCTGGAAGCTGAGCTCAGGCAGCAAG tgagagagagaattggtGCTATAGCTACACCCGATTACATCCAGAATGCCCCTGGACTTCCCAAAACCAGATCAG GTAAAATCATGCGGCGTGTGCTGAGAAAGATAGCGTCCAACCAGCGGGACATGGGAGACGTGTCCACACTGGCAGACAGCACCGTCCTTGAGCAACTGTTTGAGAACCGCTGCGGTACTGCAATGTGA